One window from the genome of Sulfodiicoccus acidiphilus encodes:
- a CDS encoding DUF973 family protein, whose protein sequence is MSSQQERDGIERIRGGMVFGMISILVGFIGIISFVGGPVLAGVLLVVALILGILALIRLYRGFKMLTPYVPNANLGRIGSILLVIPILDLIGVILVGLALYFVGEKYNNGTTKVGGILTAIPIGFISFIGFIVSYVGLGNILYQVPASLTPQTPQVQQPAQVYQVGQGSLRGNVATLTLYSNLPIGLTSATIEGLASTAVAIQPSSLKPGENRVEITFSYVPPAVVQGTEYKLRLLLENGSTVYATVTS, encoded by the coding sequence ATGTCCTCGCAACAGGAACGGGACGGGATCGAACGGATCAGGGGCGGGATGGTGTTCGGGATGATCTCCATCCTGGTGGGGTTCATAGGGATAATCTCCTTCGTCGGTGGCCCTGTGCTAGCCGGAGTGTTGCTGGTGGTGGCCCTAATCCTAGGGATACTGGCCTTAATCAGGCTCTACAGGGGGTTCAAGATGTTGACGCCGTACGTCCCGAACGCGAACCTAGGTAGGATAGGTTCAATACTCCTCGTCATACCGATCCTTGATCTGATCGGAGTCATACTAGTAGGGTTAGCACTATACTTCGTGGGGGAGAAGTACAACAACGGAACCACCAAAGTCGGGGGGATACTCACCGCCATACCCATAGGGTTCATATCTTTCATAGGGTTCATCGTCTCCTACGTTGGACTAGGGAACATCCTCTATCAGGTCCCAGCTTCACTGACTCCCCAGACCCCCCAGGTCCAGCAACCCGCACAGGTGTACCAGGTGGGACAGGGGAGCTTGAGGGGAAACGTCGCCACTTTGACGCTTTACTCCAATTTGCCGATCGGCCTGACCTCAGCTACGATAGAGGGGTTGGCCTCGACGGCGGTGGCCATACAACCATCCTCCCTCAAACCCGGTGAGAATAGGGTCGAGATTACGTTCTCTTACGTTCCGCCGGCCGTGGTGCAGGGAACGGAGTACAAGCTGAGGCTACTCCTAGAGAACGGTTCCACCGTGTACGCCACCGTCACGAGTTGA